DNA from Candidatus Rokuibacteriota bacterium:
GGCTGGCTCCTCCCCTTGGTCACTATGACCGTCGTCCTCTGGACGGCGCTGCGGCCTCGCTTCGGACAAGACCCGTCCTACCATGCCTTTGCGGACGTGAGGACGCTGCTCGGCGTACCGAACGCATTCGACGTCCTCTCCAACCTCGCCTTCGCCGCCGTCGGGATCGCGGCGCTTCTGTTCCTGGCCCGCCGCTCGGATGCCTTCGTCGACCGGCGCGAGCGGCTCCCGTGGCTCGTGCTCTTCCTCGGCGTCGCGCTCACCGGCGTCGGTTCGGCGTGGTATCACCTCGCGCCTGACAACGCGCGCCTGGTCTGGGACCGTCTCCCCATGACGCTCGGGTTCATGGGGCTCCTCGCAGCGCTTCTCGCGGAGCGGGTATCGGTGCGGCTCGGCCTGGCGCTCCTGCCCGTACTCCTCGTGGCCGGGCTCACGAGCGTCGTGTACTGGCATGTGACGGAGATGGCTGGCCGCGGCGACCTCCGGCCCTACTATCTGGTGCAGGTCTACCCGCTCCTGGCGATTCCCTTGCTCCTCGCCGTGTTCCCGGCCCGGTACACGGGCGCCGCCAACCTCGTCGTCGCCCTGGCCTTCTACCTTGCTGCCAAGGTCGCCGAGAGTTACGACGCGGCCATCTACGGTTTCGGCGGCCTCGTGAGCGGCCACACGCTGAAACACCTCCTCGCCGCGGTGGGCGCGTGGTGGCTCTTGCGCATGCTGCGGCACCGGGCGCTTCTCCCTGCCCAGTCGATGCGAGCCAGCGGGCGCTCGCTGGTCGGGTAGGATCATCTCCATGCCTGCTGTCAGGGAAGCGCATCACCGGATCCCAC
Protein-coding regions in this window:
- a CDS encoding alkaline phytoceramidase, which gives rise to MTVVLWTALRPRFGQDPSYHAFADVRTLLGVPNAFDVLSNLAFAAVGIAALLFLARRSDAFVDRRERLPWLVLFLGVALTGVGSAWYHLAPDNARLVWDRLPMTLGFMGLLAALLAERVSVRLGLALLPVLLVAGLTSVVYWHVTEMAGRGDLRPYYLVQVYPLLAIPLLLAVFPARYTGAANLVVALAFYLAAKVAESYDAAIYGFGGLVSGHTLKHLLAAVGAWWLLRMLRHRALLPAQSMRASGRSLVG